Proteins from a genomic interval of Oceanispirochaeta crateris:
- a CDS encoding Gx transporter family protein, translating into MQVFTEKKLNRIALLGAFSMFLSTIEYLFPRPIPFMRLGLANLPVILSLELFSAPAYFLLILLKVLGQALVNGTLASYVFLFSMVGSFASGLLMWLCYKALRPRISFVGISVMGALTSNMAQIILSISFIFGPSAWRILPLFLGIGLVSGLFIGLFAQRFSEKSKWWELIRQGALKDDLLTEEAVDEK; encoded by the coding sequence ATGCAGGTGTTTACTGAGAAAAAACTCAATAGAATAGCCCTTCTGGGCGCTTTTAGTATGTTCCTGTCTACCATAGAGTACCTCTTTCCCAGACCTATTCCCTTCATGCGCCTGGGCTTAGCCAATCTCCCTGTTATTCTTAGTCTTGAGTTATTTTCGGCACCGGCTTATTTTTTACTCATCCTTTTAAAAGTCTTGGGACAGGCGCTGGTGAATGGAACTCTGGCGTCCTATGTGTTCCTCTTTTCTATGGTCGGTTCGTTTGCCAGTGGTTTGCTTATGTGGCTTTGTTACAAGGCGTTAAGACCTCGTATCTCCTTTGTGGGAATCAGTGTCATGGGGGCTCTCACCAGCAATATGGCTCAAATTATACTGTCTATCAGTTTTATTTTCGGACCCTCAGCCTGGCGGATCTTACCACTCTTTTTAGGGATTGGTTTGGTATCCGGCCTCTTTATCGGTCTTTTTGCCCAGAGGTTTTCAGAAAAGTCAAAATGGTGGGAACTCATCAGGCAGGGTGCCTTGAAAGATGATCTTTTAACAGAAGAGGCCGTAGATGAAAAATAA
- a CDS encoding RluA family pseudouridine synthase, with the protein MANPYVIESHDSWILTEKPAGLLSVPGKGPEKADCLYSRLQRDFPDILVVHRLDQPTSGLMIWARNKEAQKKLGHQFEQRLIHKEYQALLSSGLPREEGGLELRQRLDVDNRPLQIIDEEKGKLSLTRWRLLGEESGGHWRVQLYPETGRTHQLRLHMAAMKAPILGDSLYGGPPFYRMALHACVLEFLDPVSGCLRHFESVVPF; encoded by the coding sequence GTGGCAAATCCTTATGTGATTGAAAGCCATGATTCATGGATTCTGACAGAGAAACCGGCAGGACTTCTCAGCGTTCCGGGAAAAGGGCCAGAAAAAGCGGACTGCCTTTACTCCCGTCTTCAACGGGACTTTCCAGATATCCTGGTGGTTCACAGGCTGGATCAGCCCACTTCGGGACTGATGATCTGGGCCAGGAATAAAGAGGCCCAGAAGAAGCTGGGGCATCAATTTGAACAAAGATTAATTCACAAGGAATATCAGGCCCTGCTTTCGTCCGGCCTGCCCCGGGAAGAGGGGGGTCTTGAGTTGAGGCAGCGTCTGGATGTAGATAATCGTCCCCTGCAAATCATTGATGAAGAAAAGGGTAAATTGTCTCTAACCCGCTGGCGTCTTCTGGGAGAAGAGAGTGGAGGCCACTGGCGTGTTCAGTTGTATCCCGAAACAGGCAGGACTCATCAGCTCCGTCTTCATATGGCGGCCATGAAGGCTCCTATCCTGGGAGATTCACTCTATGGCGGCCCCCCATTCTACCGAATGGCCCTGCATGCCTGTGTTCTTGAGTTTCTTGATCCTGTGAGTGGATGTTTGCGGCACTTTGAATCGGTTGTGCCTTTTTAA
- the miaB gene encoding tRNA (N6-isopentenyl adenosine(37)-C2)-methylthiotransferase MiaB: MKYYVLTLGCQMNISDSERLTTVFTGMGFTKTDKEEDADILGIVACSVRQKAIDKVYSRIHLWNKWKKDKNLITFVTGCLLEEDKKKFLKTFDLVFETNDIAGLPEMISQYGIVTATGLRPHHDQKEFWGISPSYDSDYEAFVPIQNGCDKFCTYCAVPYTRGREVSRPSAEILDEINKLLQKGYKSITLLGQNVNSYGLDKEEELSFAELLDAIGKMGDASEHAFWLYFTSPHPRDMTLDVLETMSRYRCLAKQVHLPLQSGDNEILKKMNRNHTLSDYRKIVENIRRILPEATLFTDVIVGFTEEGDENFENTRLAMEEFNYNMAYIATYSPRPGAVSSRWDDKIPQDIKKQRLHILSDVFIKSANRYNASLIGKTLNILVTGKSRDGRRWTGLTEGKINIHFQGNQEIVPGHFVPVKITGSTGISLEGEFLSS; encoded by the coding sequence ATGAAATACTATGTACTGACACTGGGTTGTCAGATGAATATATCCGATTCCGAAAGGCTAACCACAGTCTTCACAGGCATGGGATTCACAAAAACAGACAAAGAAGAAGACGCTGATATTCTGGGAATCGTGGCCTGTTCGGTCCGGCAAAAAGCGATCGACAAGGTGTACAGCAGGATTCATCTTTGGAACAAATGGAAAAAAGATAAAAACCTGATTACCTTTGTGACCGGCTGTCTTTTGGAAGAAGATAAGAAGAAATTCCTCAAGACCTTCGATCTTGTTTTTGAAACAAACGATATAGCCGGACTTCCCGAGATGATCAGCCAATACGGGATAGTCACCGCGACAGGTCTGCGTCCTCATCACGATCAGAAGGAGTTCTGGGGCATCAGTCCCTCTTATGACTCCGACTATGAAGCCTTTGTCCCCATCCAGAATGGATGTGATAAATTCTGCACGTACTGTGCGGTTCCCTATACAAGGGGCAGAGAAGTATCCCGCCCCTCAGCTGAGATTCTGGATGAAATCAACAAGCTTCTGCAAAAAGGGTATAAATCCATTACCCTCCTGGGACAAAACGTCAATTCCTACGGATTAGACAAGGAAGAGGAGCTTAGCTTTGCAGAACTCCTAGACGCAATAGGAAAAATGGGAGATGCGTCAGAACATGCATTCTGGCTCTACTTCACCTCTCCCCATCCCCGGGATATGACATTGGATGTACTGGAAACCATGTCCCGCTACCGCTGTCTTGCCAAGCAGGTACACCTCCCCCTCCAATCCGGAGACAATGAAATTCTCAAAAAAATGAACAGAAACCACACTCTGTCCGACTACAGGAAGATCGTTGAGAATATCCGACGGATACTGCCGGAAGCCACCCTCTTTACCGATGTGATCGTAGGGTTCACCGAGGAAGGGGACGAGAATTTTGAAAATACACGCCTTGCCATGGAAGAGTTTAATTACAACATGGCTTATATAGCCACCTATTCTCCCCGCCCCGGAGCTGTAAGTTCCCGCTGGGATGATAAGATTCCACAGGACATAAAAAAACAGAGGCTCCATATTTTATCTGATGTGTTTATAAAATCGGCAAACCGCTACAACGCCTCTCTCATTGGCAAAACACTAAATATTCTGGTAACAGGAAAATCCAGAGACGGCCGGCGTTGGACAGGCCTGACAGAGGGGAAAATCAATATACACTTTCAGGGAAACCAGGAAATTGTCCCGGGTCATTTTGTCCCCGTAAAGATTACCGGGTCTACAGGAATATCCCTTGAGGGAGAATTCCTTTCATCTTAA
- a CDS encoding alpha/beta hydrolase: MNFDKIPSNTQILPLGQPRFHEGGDEAVLLVHGFTGMTSNFFYLFDRLVSEGYTVSLPRLPGHASNAADFHESTGHDWLRCVVDEYVLLQSRYKTVYIAGLSMGGLLTLILAALFDPAKIVVMAPAISIRNKLVFKTPFLKYFIHSVKGSWKEEDEDDEERRTLGRAYWARTDVIKVADMIALRKRALKNLSRVKSPTLTIVSEGDKTVAPDAVQIIENGISSNRKEHIVLVESPHVLVNGCERKEVADRIIDWFKKE, translated from the coding sequence ATGAACTTCGACAAAATTCCATCAAATACTCAAATATTGCCATTGGGACAACCCCGTTTTCATGAGGGTGGAGATGAAGCAGTACTCCTCGTGCATGGATTTACGGGAATGACATCCAATTTTTTCTACCTCTTCGACCGGCTGGTCTCAGAAGGATACACCGTATCCCTTCCCCGTCTCCCCGGTCACGCTAGCAATGCCGCCGATTTCCATGAATCGACAGGACACGACTGGCTGCGCTGTGTAGTTGATGAGTATGTGCTTTTACAATCCCGGTACAAGACCGTGTATATTGCCGGTCTCTCCATGGGCGGTCTGTTGACCCTCATCCTGGCTGCTCTCTTTGACCCGGCAAAAATTGTCGTCATGGCTCCAGCAATCAGCATAAGAAACAAACTTGTTTTCAAGACTCCTTTTCTCAAGTATTTCATACATTCCGTCAAGGGTTCCTGGAAAGAAGAGGACGAAGACGATGAAGAGCGGAGAACCCTGGGAAGGGCTTACTGGGCAAGAACGGATGTTATAAAGGTAGCCGACATGATTGCCCTGAGAAAAAGAGCCCTTAAAAATCTTTCTAGGGTCAAATCTCCAACCTTGACTATTGTGTCCGAAGGAGATAAAACGGTAGCTCCAGATGCGGTCCAGATCATTGAGAATGGAATAAGCAGTAACCGAAAAGAGCATATAGTTTTGGTGGAGAGTCCCCATGTTCTGGTCAATGGTTGTGAGCGAAAAGAAGTGGCAGACCGCATCATAGACTGGTTTAAAAAGGAGTGA
- a CDS encoding TRAP transporter large permease, whose translation MTSLIALLILILAMAVGIPIPLSFFLCAAFICTIGGFNPLMLFSYGFNNQNSILLLTIPLFVLAGAIIDKGGIGEKLVQGLMKLCKGSKAALGTVTIISSAMFGAVSGSATATLSCIGSIMTPRLKEQGYKPGLIGAMLASSGVLGIMIPPSILMILYAWGTGTSVLACFLATIIPGVILITLFSIVNAYFVKKDPDMVNFQPLKKEIKESGERKQRSAVPAVMMPILLLGSIYGGVLTATEGAAFSVIYSLIIGIFYYHRIDSISFKAALVQAGETSGVIMVMLFSVGILSRMFMTENLPDLILNFLTSLSSNRAIILIMINLFMLVIGMLMDDCSGTVLSAPLLLPVVMALGMTPIQFAAVLSVNIGMGNVTPPCAPLLYLGGRVAGADVKEMLKPTFSLILFAWIPTLILTTFVPDLSLLLPRLMGYV comes from the coding sequence ATGACATCATTAATTGCTCTTTTAATATTAATTCTAGCCATGGCAGTTGGCATTCCTATTCCTCTGTCCTTCTTTCTATGCGCTGCTTTTATATGCACCATTGGCGGATTTAATCCCCTAATGTTATTCTCTTACGGCTTTAACAACCAAAACAGTATTCTTTTACTGACTATTCCTCTATTCGTTTTGGCAGGCGCCATCATAGACAAAGGTGGCATCGGTGAAAAGCTAGTTCAGGGGTTAATGAAGCTTTGCAAGGGCTCTAAGGCTGCTCTTGGCACAGTAACCATTATTTCCTCGGCTATGTTTGGTGCTGTGTCTGGAAGTGCCACTGCAACGTTGTCATGCATTGGATCAATTATGACACCTCGTCTGAAAGAACAAGGCTATAAGCCCGGCTTAATAGGTGCCATGCTTGCCAGTTCCGGGGTGCTAGGTATAATGATTCCACCTAGCATTTTAATGATTTTATATGCTTGGGGTACTGGGACCTCTGTGCTAGCTTGTTTTTTAGCAACGATTATTCCGGGTGTGATCCTTATTACATTATTCAGCATTGTGAATGCATACTTTGTGAAAAAAGACCCGGATATGGTTAACTTTCAGCCTTTAAAGAAGGAAATTAAAGAAAGTGGGGAAAGAAAACAACGAAGTGCAGTTCCAGCTGTCATGATGCCTATATTATTACTAGGAAGTATTTATGGTGGTGTCTTGACTGCTACTGAAGGTGCAGCATTCTCAGTCATTTACTCTCTGATAATTGGTATTTTTTACTATCACCGAATTGACTCTATTTCTTTCAAAGCGGCCTTGGTCCAAGCCGGCGAGACATCAGGTGTTATAATGGTCATGCTATTTTCAGTGGGAATTCTCAGCCGTATGTTTATGACAGAGAACTTGCCTGACCTGATTTTGAATTTTTTAACATCCCTTTCTTCTAACCGTGCAATAATTTTAATTATGATTAACCTATTTATGCTCGTTATCGGTATGCTCATGGATGATTGCAGCGGTACAGTCCTCAGTGCTCCTCTTTTACTCCCTGTAGTTATGGCTTTAGGTATGACACCTATCCAATTTGCAGCCGTATTAAGTGTCAATATTGGCATGGGCAACGTCACACCTCCATGTGCACCGTTGCTTTATTTAGGGGGAAGAGTCGCTGGTGCTGATGTCAAGGAAATGCTTAAACCAACTTTTTCTCTCATATTATTTGCATGGATACCTACACTAATTTTGACTACTTTTGTACCAGATCTTTCATTACTTCTTCCACGGCTAATGGGATATGTATAA
- a CDS encoding TRAP transporter small permease: MKIIAYIDKVLQIIYDYIIIISGSIVTILIMTGAFMRYILKTDFYGSEEIILIFGYWLYFIGSISASRSKTHLNADMVSIFTQNPRIISIKEIIKDLLSLAICCVAIKWCYDYWSWTIALKPRTSVHKIPYYFQQFPMCLAFFMWGFYLIRDCVTSFLDLKNIDTKVSIEIFKGRNA; the protein is encoded by the coding sequence ATGAAAATTATTGCATATATAGATAAAGTTTTGCAGATAATCTATGATTATATAATCATTATATCAGGATCTATCGTTACGATTTTGATTATGACAGGCGCGTTTATGCGCTACATATTGAAAACTGATTTTTATGGTTCTGAAGAGATTATACTAATATTCGGTTACTGGCTGTATTTTATTGGAAGTATTTCCGCATCACGATCTAAAACACACCTTAATGCAGATATGGTATCTATCTTTACCCAAAACCCAAGGATTATTTCTATCAAAGAAATCATCAAAGATCTCCTTAGTTTAGCTATATGCTGTGTAGCGATAAAATGGTGCTATGACTATTGGTCTTGGACGATTGCTCTCAAACCCAGAACAAGTGTCCACAAGATACCCTACTACTTTCAGCAATTTCCTATGTGTTTAGCTTTTTTTATGTGGGGATTCTATTTAATTCGCGATTGCGTCACCTCATTTCTAGATCTCAAAAATATTGACACAAAAGTATCTATAGAAATTTTTAAAGGACGGAATGCCTAA
- the dctP gene encoding TRAP transporter substrate-binding protein DctP — protein MKDSAKKLGALLLCCILISVFSACGGGKKSTSNASADGEKSTNLTSTDDFIPVEWRMANQHPNDSFVTLADKEIIDSIKEATDGRVNITLYPDNQLGDYMSVFDEIMFGSVEMGHISVNSAYDSRLLGTFLPYLATGYDQLATIYSPDSYLFKTIHEIESKLGIELMGFFCEGFDGVGTDVELTDAAVVGAEKGALIRVPAMDTFAECNIELGFRTTTIPYSDTYTSIQTGLADGWAGGPANLNYQYFRDVLNHFYDYQQVQEATHILISKTAFEKLLPEDQESIRTIIQDKCLDSISLAQEDEGKYKTLLEESGVTVVEFSDSERATFADAVRANVWPKLAQTFTQEFLDNVLASFNE, from the coding sequence ATGAAGGATTCCGCAAAAAAATTGGGTGCACTTCTCTTGTGTTGCATTCTGATTTCCGTTTTTTCTGCTTGTGGAGGTGGCAAAAAATCCACAAGCAATGCTTCTGCTGATGGAGAGAAATCAACAAACCTTACTTCTACTGATGACTTCATTCCTGTGGAATGGCGTATGGCTAATCAACATCCCAATGATTCTTTTGTAACTTTAGCAGACAAAGAAATTATTGACAGTATAAAAGAGGCTACTGATGGTCGCGTCAATATTACTCTTTACCCAGACAACCAGCTCGGTGATTACATGAGTGTGTTTGATGAGATCATGTTTGGAAGCGTTGAAATGGGGCATATTTCTGTTAATTCTGCTTATGATTCCCGCCTATTGGGTACTTTTTTGCCTTACTTAGCCACAGGCTATGATCAGCTGGCTACTATTTACAGTCCTGATTCGTACCTTTTTAAAACAATACACGAAATTGAGAGTAAATTAGGTATAGAACTGATGGGATTTTTTTGTGAAGGTTTTGACGGTGTCGGTACCGATGTTGAACTGACTGATGCTGCTGTGGTTGGTGCTGAAAAAGGAGCTCTTATCAGAGTTCCTGCTATGGACACTTTTGCTGAATGTAATATAGAGCTAGGTTTCCGAACGACAACTATTCCATATTCAGATACCTATACATCAATTCAGACTGGTCTTGCGGATGGTTGGGCTGGTGGTCCAGCAAACCTAAACTACCAATATTTTCGTGATGTTCTTAATCACTTCTATGATTACCAACAAGTACAAGAAGCTACTCATATCCTGATAAGTAAAACTGCCTTTGAGAAACTATTGCCGGAGGATCAAGAATCAATCCGTACGATTATCCAAGATAAATGCCTTGACAGCATATCGTTAGCTCAAGAAGATGAGGGAAAATACAAGACCCTTTTGGAAGAGAGTGGGGTCACAGTCGTTGAATTTTCTGATTCAGAACGAGCGACTTTTGCAGATGCTGTTCGTGCCAATGTATGGCCAAAACTAGCACAAACTTTTACTCAGGAGTTTTTGGACAATGTTCTAGCTAGTTTTAATGAATGA
- a CDS encoding Rid family detoxifying hydrolase, which produces MDKMDKEVLITDKAPKSVGPYSQMVKCGDFLFISGQISADVKTGEIVHQDVTKQTHTIMRTIKDMLDDAGSNMDKVVKCSVHLSDAIYFEEMNNVYLQYFDNGYPARITVSGVQLYDGVNVEIDVIAAV; this is translated from the coding sequence ATGGATAAAATGGATAAAGAGGTTTTAATTACTGATAAAGCACCGAAATCGGTGGGACCGTATTCTCAGATGGTAAAGTGTGGAGATTTTCTGTTTATTTCCGGTCAGATTTCGGCAGATGTTAAAACAGGTGAAATCGTACATCAAGATGTTACAAAACAAACGCACACTATTATGCGCACAATTAAAGATATGCTAGATGATGCTGGTAGTAATATGGATAAAGTTGTCAAATGTTCTGTGCATCTTTCTGATGCTATATATTTTGAAGAAATGAACAATGTGTATCTTCAGTATTTTGATAATGGGTACCCGGCCAGGATTACTGTTTCTGGAGTACAGCTATATGATGGAGTCAATGTCGAGATTGATGTTATCGCAGCAGTGTAA
- a CDS encoding serine dehydratase subunit alpha family protein translates to MITHDDITKMLEMEMQPALGCTGPTAYALAAARCKPFLTADVNLMNIYVSPAFLKIGFGVATPGTTEPGIGIAAAIGLLGGDYTLGMEVLKPCTPQNIQKAQLMVDEGRVQIFSDGEETGVYVRAEVITNNETVITILSGKHDGIISVSVNGQEMFHNEDSLKEIEQDEVFLTPDIIFDYISHVDTKELQFLLDGYKMNLALAEDGLKNEFGLHSGRAYLRSTFQKNKVPADLFEQPLKYLPVTLDKKVQILVSAASDARMGGSSYPAMAAMGDGNQGITAILPVGLAAESYNSSKEEMIRALALSCLMLFFVKIHIGRSAAFCMCAIAASAGATAGICYLKGLDEKAIRGAVKNSISPLAGMLCDGAKNGCALKMSIASMTALNAVELAESGIEVGYFDGVADNTLEETVNCITDIANKSMDLLDELMVNSILLKEERKRKKCKTI, encoded by the coding sequence ATGATTACACATGATGATATTACCAAAATGCTAGAAATGGAAATGCAACCTGCGTTAGGCTGTACTGGACCCACTGCCTATGCTCTTGCAGCAGCTCGGTGCAAGCCTTTTCTCACTGCTGATGTGAATTTAATGAATATATACGTTAGCCCTGCTTTTTTAAAGATAGGCTTTGGAGTTGCGACTCCTGGTACAACAGAGCCGGGGATTGGGATTGCCGCGGCGATAGGACTATTGGGTGGTGATTATACACTCGGGATGGAGGTTCTGAAACCTTGCACTCCCCAGAATATTCAGAAGGCACAGCTCATGGTCGATGAAGGTAGGGTGCAGATCTTCAGTGACGGGGAGGAGACCGGTGTATATGTCCGTGCAGAGGTAATTACCAACAACGAAACGGTTATCACAATTCTTTCGGGTAAACATGATGGTATCATCAGTGTATCAGTTAATGGCCAGGAAATGTTTCATAACGAAGACTCTCTGAAGGAAATTGAGCAAGATGAAGTTTTTTTAACCCCAGACATCATCTTTGATTACATCTCCCATGTTGATACCAAGGAACTGCAATTTCTGTTGGACGGGTATAAGATGAATCTAGCTCTTGCTGAGGATGGTTTGAAAAATGAATTTGGATTGCATAGTGGACGGGCTTACCTCAGGTCTACGTTTCAGAAAAATAAAGTACCTGCAGATTTGTTTGAACAACCGTTAAAGTATCTGCCAGTAACTTTGGATAAAAAGGTACAAATTCTGGTTTCTGCAGCTTCCGATGCCCGTATGGGTGGTAGCAGTTATCCTGCCATGGCAGCAATGGGAGATGGTAATCAAGGTATAACCGCTATTTTACCTGTTGGCCTTGCTGCAGAATCGTATAACTCCTCTAAGGAAGAGATGATTCGTGCACTAGCTTTATCTTGTCTGATGCTTTTCTTTGTAAAGATCCATATCGGACGTTCCGCTGCATTCTGCATGTGCGCAATCGCTGCTTCCGCTGGCGCCACAGCAGGTATTTGCTATTTAAAAGGGTTAGATGAAAAAGCGATCCGTGGAGCAGTTAAAAATTCAATTTCACCACTTGCGGGGATGTTATGTGATGGTGCCAAAAATGGGTGTGCATTGAAAATGTCAATTGCTAGTATGACTGCACTAAATGCAGTGGAGCTGGCTGAATCGGGAATTGAGGTTGGCTATTTTGATGGTGTGGCAGATAACACACTAGAAGAAACTGTAAACTGCATTACTGACATTGCGAACAAGAGCATGGATTTACTTGATGAGTTGATGGTCAATAGTATTTTATTGAAAGAAGAAAGAAAAAGAAAAAAATGCAAAACAATATAA
- a CDS encoding transposase codes for MKKRFTEEQIVKILGEQKLGKKVSDVAREYGISENTFYIWKRKYADMTSKEVARLKQLEQENENLKKLVANLSLDNMAQKEIIKKFCDPE; via the coding sequence ATGAAAAAGAGATTTACAGAAGAACAGATCGTAAAGATTCTGGGAGAACAGAAACTAGGTAAAAAGGTAAGTGACGTTGCCCGTGAATATGGAATCAGCGAAAATACTTTTTATATTTGGAAGAGAAAATACGCAGATATGACTTCCAAAGAAGTTGCCCGGTTAAAACAGCTTGAACAAGAAAATGAAAACCTAAAAAAGCTTGTAGCCAATTTATCACTGGATAATATGGCTCAAAAGGAAATCATAAAAAAGTTCTGCGACCCGGAGTAA
- a CDS encoding IS3 family transposase — protein sequence MKYFGLSIRRACRLVQIPRSTYLYDLKPNDDGEIIKEIYKILKNNSKYGCGMIHLKLRQNSIAINHKRTERIYNELGLQLKSRKRRKKISSENREPAIIPKTPGKLWAIDFVSDSVGNHKKLKVLTVIDPTTNRSPIIHAGFSINGRHVSEILDRAGEKHGYPETLQCDNGPEFRSKELDKWCYEKGIKISFSRPGKPTDNCYIESFNGTFRNECLNSHYFESITDAREKIEDWWSEYNYERPQKRLKGMTPIEFESKLKKLKTKSVVG from the coding sequence GTGAAATACTTCGGGTTATCAATAAGAAGAGCATGTCGTTTAGTTCAAATTCCTCGATCTACTTATCTTTATGATTTAAAACCTAATGATGATGGTGAGATTATCAAAGAGATATATAAGATCCTTAAAAACAACTCTAAATATGGCTGTGGAATGATCCATCTAAAACTTCGACAGAATAGTATCGCTATTAATCATAAGCGCACTGAGAGGATCTACAACGAACTAGGGCTGCAATTAAAGAGTAGGAAACGTAGGAAAAAGATTTCATCTGAGAATAGAGAGCCTGCGATCATTCCAAAAACACCAGGTAAACTATGGGCAATTGATTTTGTAAGTGATTCTGTTGGAAATCATAAGAAACTAAAAGTCTTAACAGTCATTGATCCAACAACGAATAGATCACCAATTATCCATGCTGGTTTTTCCATCAATGGAAGGCATGTTTCTGAAATACTGGATCGTGCAGGAGAAAAACATGGCTACCCTGAAACTTTACAATGTGATAATGGACCTGAGTTTAGAAGTAAAGAGTTGGACAAATGGTGCTATGAAAAGGGAATAAAAATCAGCTTTTCACGACCTGGAAAACCAACGGATAATTGCTACATTGAAAGTTTTAATGGGACATTTAGAAATGAATGCTTAAATTCCCATTATTTTGAATCTATTACTGATGCAAGAGAAAAGATCGAAGATTGGTGGTCTGAATATAACTATGAAAGACCACAAAAACGGTTGAAAGGAATGACACCAATAGAATTTGAGAGTAAGCTAAAGAAGCTGAAAACTAAATCTGTTGTTGGGTGA
- a CDS encoding helix-turn-helix transcriptional regulator yields the protein MKELISMNDEHPLLSLMIPIADIIAKTIGDNCEVAIHDLTHPKHSIFYIVNGSLTGRKKYDGLSPAFNELVQLATLHEDNLVNYFDSENGHLFKCSKSLIRDENQHIIGCFCINIAIDNYLQMKSTIDSLCETQHIDNLNVQKTQAGNLDSNISELVHDMIINTYSELKGAKSKLSKADKIELVRFLNDKGIFRVKGTIEMVGELLKISKFTVYSYLEQIKSNSDPALISRSSS from the coding sequence ATGAAGGAATTGATTTCAATGAATGATGAACATCCACTGTTGAGTCTTATGATTCCAATAGCTGATATTATTGCTAAAACTATCGGAGATAATTGTGAAGTAGCAATTCATGATTTGACGCATCCAAAACATTCTATCTTTTATATTGTTAATGGATCATTGACTGGTAGAAAGAAATATGATGGGTTAAGTCCAGCTTTTAACGAATTGGTTCAACTTGCAACTCTTCATGAGGACAACTTAGTTAATTATTTTGATTCTGAGAACGGACACTTATTCAAATGTTCCAAGAGCCTAATTAGAGATGAGAACCAACATATTATTGGTTGTTTTTGTATTAATATTGCAATTGACAATTATTTACAAATGAAGAGTACTATTGATAGTCTTTGTGAAACGCAGCACATAGATAATCTTAATGTTCAGAAAACGCAAGCCGGGAATTTAGATAGTAATATTTCAGAGCTAGTACATGATATGATAATCAATACATATTCCGAGTTAAAAGGAGCCAAATCAAAGCTTTCTAAAGCAGATAAAATTGAATTGGTTAGATTTCTAAACGATAAAGGAATCTTCCGAGTGAAGGGTACAATTGAAATGGTTGGAGAATTATTAAAAATTTCAAAATTTACAGTTTATAGTTATCTAGAACAAATAAAGTCAAATTCTGATCCTGCCTTGATTTCCCGGAGTAGTAGTTAA
- a CDS encoding transposase — MNEKKRRRYDAEFKRNAIALSEEPGRTAHSVEQSLGIANGLIGNWKRQLSTNGNLAFPGNGIEALTPDQRKIRDLEKQLYDAEMDRDILKKALAIFSKTPK; from the coding sequence ATGAATGAGAAAAAAAGACGTCGCTATGATGCAGAATTCAAAAGAAACGCGATAGCACTTTCAGAAGAACCAGGTCGGACAGCTCACAGCGTAGAGCAATCCTTGGGAATTGCTAATGGTTTGATTGGGAACTGGAAGCGTCAACTTTCAACAAATGGTAACTTGGCATTTCCTGGTAATGGAATCGAGGCTTTGACTCCTGATCAAAGAAAGATTCGAGATCTTGAAAAGCAGCTTTATGATGCAGAGATGGACCGCGATATATTAAAAAAAGCATTGGCCATTTTCAGCAAAACACCGAAATGA